The DNA segment GGGCTCGGGGCGGTGACGGCACCCTCTAGCTAGCGCATCGCTCCGGGCTCCGGTGGCTAGCGCATCGCTCCGGCCGCGCGTACCTCGGCGAGCGCTTGCCGTGCCAGCGGGCCGAAGCCCTCGCTGTTGTCGGTGTCGATCCACCGGTCGTAGGCGATCTCCCAGACGAGCGTGCCCAGTCCCGCGGCCACGCGCGCGGTCAGGCCCGGGGCTCCGCGGCGTTCGAGGGCCTCGATCATCGAGGCGGTGAGGCCGATCCTTTTCAGGGCCTCGCGTTCCCGCAGTTCCGTATGGGCGTTCAGCACGGCCTGGCGCCGGGCGCTGAACTCGCGGCGGTCGGCGGAGAAGAACGTCCGGCCTAGCGCGTCGAGGGCGTCCGCCACCGCGTCGAGCGGCCCGGCCGCCGACGGCGCCGAGGCGATCGCTTCGACGAGCAGACCGGTCACCGTGCCCCTGTCGAAGAGCACCTCGCGCTTGTCCGGGAAGTGC comes from the Streptomyces angustmyceticus genome and includes:
- a CDS encoding TetR/AcrR family transcriptional regulator, with protein sequence MARWQPDAPGRLAAAALDLFEERGYENTTVIEIAERAGLTKSTFFRHFPDKREVLFDRGTVTGLLVEAIASAPSAAGPLDAVADALDALGRTFFSADRREFSARRQAVLNAHTELREREALKRIGLTASMIEALERRGAPGLTARVAAGLGTLVWEIAYDRWIDTDNSEGFGPLARQALAEVRAAGAMR